The following proteins are encoded in a genomic region of Liolophura sinensis isolate JHLJ2023 chromosome 7, CUHK_Ljap_v2, whole genome shotgun sequence:
- the LOC135470240 gene encoding probable protein phosphatase CG10417 gives MGVYLSSPITEKVSNDRKCKKFTYGASSMQGWRMSQEDAHNCVPEFEEDTSLFAVYDGHGGAEVAQYCALHLPDYIKQTQAYKEGDLNKGLQEAFLGFDETLTWPHIIKELKHIAGVDDDAEEKEAGVVPASRNETDMLLAEANMPLEDVLAKYDSESGVKSQLLSVKHAKQHFQSPVIRPKCSTPLDKAGGDMKAYPEAAGSFEESYSSRSSHSEEAKSARISLDSKLANGHADNDNNLNIEKEISQSAIGTPGVSIITADESGIEISSEGETSLWNGKVGEDVDSKLSPSREAAADPTPSSTTDQQNCEPPVTKEEDVCSSSSTLDGVTPSSTTSTTTPSSSTAAEEPGPASSSQEQPPGGSTSEEPVAGSSSGLASVLDMDDSEDEDDDSEDYEQGSSCEEASEDSEEEGDEELEEIDGMVSRDPVLLKHEEEPGSDSGCTAVLAILKGRQLVVANAGDSRCVLCREGKAVDLSFDHKPEDYPEQKRIELAGGKVTVDGRVNGGLNLSRAIGDHFYKKNSALPAKDQMITAFPDIQSTVLGQEDEFLVLACDGIWNYMSSQEVVDFVKKRLEDPLKRETPSLICEEIFDHCLAPNTMGDGTGCDNMTCIIVLLDEAFRAAGPAVAGQPEPQPSGIESESENQPGGLKRDSSQMESCPDSEQTEKRPKLECSDNQAADADSTEKNTDNEIGVANDSTSEVKNEEVNSKLTVDGELSDQTVSGSDELIPAVSGQKTDPTTKGYNS, from the exons GAGCTGAAGTAGCCCAGTACTGTGCCCTGCATTTACCAGACTACATAAAACAGACACAGGCCTACAAGGAAGGGGACCTAAACAAGGGGTTACAGGAGGCTTTTCTGGGGTTTGATGAAACACTTACATGGCCCCACATCATCAAGGAGCTGAAGCATATAGCAGGCGTTGATGATGATGCGGAGGAAAAAGAGG CGGGCGTTGTCCCAGCTTCTCGCAATGAAACAGACATGCTGCTTGCAGAAGCAAATATGCCCCTGGAGGACGTTTTAGCTAAATATGACTCTGAATCCGGAGTAAAGTCACAACTGCTGAGTGTCAAACATGCAAAACAGCATTTCCAGTCGCCAGTCATTCGACCCAAGTGTTCAACCCCTTTAGACAAGGCTGGGGGTGACATGAAAGCTTATCCTGAGGCTGCAGGGTCCTTTGAGGAGTCATACAGCAGCAGATCTAGTCATTCAGAGGAAGCGAAGTCTGCGCGTATATCACTGGACAGTAAGTTAGCCAATGGACATGCTGATAATgacaataatttaaatattgAGAAAGAGATCAGCCAATCTGCAATTGGGACACCTGGTGTGAGTATAATCACAGCTGACGAGTCCGGGATTGAGATCTCCTCAGAGGGTGAAACCAGTCTGTGGAACGGGAAGGTCGGAGAGGATGTGGATAGCAAGTTGTCTCCTAGCCGAGAGGCCGCTGCAGACCCCACCCCATCGTCCACCACTGATCAGCAGAACTGTGAACCACCAGTCACTAAGGAAGAAGATGTGTGCTCCTCATCCAGTACTTTGGATGGGGTAACCCCATCCTCAACAACCTCCACCACGACTCCATCATCAAGCACGGCAGCAGAGGAGCCTGGGCCAGCCTCAAGCTCACAGGAACAACCACCAGGGGGCAGCACTTCAGAG GAACCAGTAGCAGGCTCATCATCAGGATTAGCATCTGTCCTTGACATGGACGACAGTGAGGATGAAGATGATGACAGTGAGGATTATGAGCAGGG ATCGTCCTGCGAGGAAGCCAGTGAAGACAGCGAAGAGGAAGGAGATGAAGAACTGGAGGAGATTGATGGGATGGTGAGCCGGGACCCAGTACTGCTTAAACACGAGGAGGAG CCTGGATCTGATAGTGGCTGTACAGCTGTGTTAGCAATACTCAAGGGCAGACAACTGGTGGTGGCCAATGCGGGAGACTCTCGCTGTGTTTTGTGTCGTGAAGGCAAAGCTGTGGACCTGTCGTTTGATCACAAACCGGAGGATTATCCAGAGCAGAAGAGGATTGAGTTGGCCGGTGGTAAAGTGACGGTGGACGGAAGAGTTAACGGAGGGCTTAATTTGTCCAGAGCAATAG GGGACCATTTCTACAAGAAGAACTCTGCCTTGCCAGCTAAAGATCAGATGATCACAGCATTTCCTGACATTCAGAGTACTGTGCTGGGACAAGAGGATGAGTTCCTCGTGCTGGCCTGTGATGGTATCTG GAATTACATGAGTAGCCAAGAAGTGGTAGATTTTGTGAAGAAGAGGTTGGAAGATCCACTGAAAAGAGAAACTCCTTCATTAATTTGTGAAGAG ATCTTTGACCACTGTCTTGCTCCAAATACCATGGGTGATGGAACAGGCTGTGACAACATGACATGTATCATAGTGCTGCTGGATGAAGCCTTCAGGGCTGCCGGGCCAGCCGTTGCTGGACAGCCAGAGCCTCAGCCTTCTGgtattgaaagtgaaagtgaaaatcaGCCAGGTGGGCTTAAGAGGGATTCTAGTCAGATGGAGTCATGCCCAGACAGTGAACAGACAGAGAAACGACCGAAGCTCGAGTGCTCAGACAATCAGGCTGCAGACGCGGacagcacagaaaaaaacacagacaatgaGATCGGAGTAGCAAATGACTCGACGTCCGAAGTTAAAAACGAGGAGGTGAACTCTAAATTGACAGTCGATGGTGAACTGTCAGACCAGACAGTGAGCGGCTCAGATGAGCTGATCCCAGCAGTTAGTGGTCAGAAGACTGACCCTACCACAAAGGGATATAACAGTTGA